CCACCGAGGACCGGTGGCACAGCAAATCGACGGCCCTGATGGGAGGTGTGGCCATCTACATCGGTTTGGCTGTTCCCTTGTTTTTTGTCGCGGATTTTGCATCCATCGGCGCTTACTTTTTCAATGGTGCAACCCATGCGGCTCGCCCGTCCATTGCCGCGGTCGTCTGGCTGTGCGCCACCTTCCTGTTTGCCGTCGGCCTGACCGACGATTTCGTTGAAATCAAACCCCAGACCAAGCTGGTGGCCCAGATCATGGTGGCGGCTTTTGTCGCCTTTCTGGATTTTCGGTTGCACTGGTTTACATCCTTGACGCTGGACACCATGGTCACCATTTTCTGGGTTGTGGGAATCTGCAATGCCCTCAACCTGATCGACAACATGGACGGGTTGTGCGCGGGGGTGGCCCTGATCGCCCTCTTGTCGCTTTCCGTTCTGTTCGGTGCGCCGCTGTCGGAAGGAACCTGGACGGCTTTGACTCTGGCGGGGGCCCTGGGCGCATTTCTGGTCTACAATTTCAAACCCGCCTCGATTTTTATGGGCGACAGCGGCAGCCTCCTGATAGGGGTGTCGCTGGCGATCCTGACCCTGAATTATTCGGAGTATTCCGGCAGCAACACCCTGTCCAGAATGGCCGTTCCCATCCTCATCCTCATGGTTCCCATATTCGACACGACCCTGGTGACGCTCATACGCACCTTAAGCGGGCGCAAGGCGTCCATCGGCGGGAGAGACCACAGCTCCCACCGCCTGATCATGATGGGTTTCAAGGAACGCGGCGCCATGCTGGTATTGTGCGGCATCGGTGCCGTCTCAGGGGTGTCCGCGGTATTTGTAAGCCGCACGGACACGCTTACCTCGCCGACGGTGATCATTCCGGCAGCCATCTCCGTCCTGCTCATGGGCATCTACATGGCCCAGTTGCGGGTGTACCCGGATAGGGAGTTTTCCGTACTGCGGGGGCATGACTACTCACCCGTGCTTTACGACATCACCTATAAAAAACAGATCCTGCTGATCATCCTCGATCTCGGCATGGTGGCGTTCACCTATTACCTTTCCTATCGACTGCGGTTCGGCTCCCGTGAATTCAACCTCTTTTTCCAAATTTTTCTCAAATCTCTGCCGGCCGTCATCGCCTGCAAGCTTGCCGCCTTTTTCATCATGGGCATCTACCGGGCCATGTGGGGCTACATGAGCACCAGCGACGTATTTACGTACCTGAAAGCCTCCACCGTCGCCACCATGCTCAGCGTTGTGGCCGTCACCTTCGTGTACCGGTTTGAGAACTTTTCCAAAGGCATCTTTATCGTCGACTGGCTCCTGACCACGGGCTACCTCCTGGGCAGCCGGGGCTCCTTCAGGCTGTTCCTCGACAGCATAAAAAGAAAGTCGCTGGCCGGAGGGGACCGGGTGATGATTTACGGTGCCGGCAGGGGAGGGGAGCTGCTGTTGCGCGAGATATTGAACAACCGGACGCTGAATTTCGACCCGGTCGGCTTCATCGACGACGACGACAATAAAAAGGGAAGGAAACTGCAGGGCTATCCCATTTTCGGTGGCTTCAACAAAGCGGCAGGACTCTGCCGGAAACATGACGTGGAAGGCCTTCTGCTGGCCTGCAGTAATGGCGGTAATCCGGAATTCATTAACAATATCAGAAAGTTTTGTAAAGAGAAGAACTTGTTCCTGAAATGTTTCTCCGTGGACATTGTGGACATGGACTAATTGAGCTTTTCTGAATACAATCTTAGGAAAAGCTCAATTAGAAAATGTTTATCATGGGTGAAATGATACTATTTGTATTGATTTACCCTTTGTGTTCTTTGTGCCTTCGTGGTTCACAATTTTATTGATTTATAAACGAGGCAACCGATGCCCCTTATTGGATCCAAGATAGAGACCCTGCTAAACAAAGGCGTGACCATTCACAAACCCGAAAGCGTCCACATCGATGAAGATGTCGACCCGGAGCGGATTTCAGGTGACGGAGTGGTCATTTATCCGGGATGCGGGCTTTACGGCAAATCCACCCTCATCATGGCCGGAACCCGATTGGGCGAAGAAGCGCCTGTCGCCGTGGAGAATTGTCAACTGGGTCCGGGCGTTGAACTGAAGGGCGGGTATTTCAAGAGAGCCGTTTTTCTGGAAAAGGCAAATGCCGGTTCGGGCGCCCATGTCCGCGAAGGGACCATCCTGGAAGAACAGGCCGGCATCGCCCACACGGTGGGGTTGAAACAGACCATTCTGTTTCCCTTTGTCACCTTGGGCAGCCTGATAAATTTCTGCGACTGCCTGATGGCCGGCGGCACCAGCCGCCGCAACCACAGCGAAGTGGGCAGTTCCTACATCCATTTCAACTTCACCCCCAACCAGGACAAGGCCACCGCGTCGCTCATCGGAGACGTCCCGGGCGGCGTCATGCTGGATCAACCGCCTGTTTTTCTGGGCGGCCAAGGCGGACTGGTGGGCCCCTGCCGCCTTGCCTTCGGAACCACCATTGCCGCCGGCTCCATCTACCGCAAGGATGAACTGCGCCCCGACAGGCTGTTGGTGGCGAAACAGGCAAGGGGAGGGAGCATGCCCTTTGTCACCGGCGTCTACCGGGTGGTAAAACGCATATTTGTTAATAATATAAACTATATCGGTAACCTGTTCGCCCTGTTGCAGTGGTACCGCAACGTGCGCGCCCTTTTTATTTCGAAGGAATTCGCCCAGCCCCTGCTTGACGGCCTCATTTTCAATGCAGAGGCGGCTATCCTGGAACGCATCGAACGCCTGGAGGCTTTCTGCGGCAAACTGCCGGCGTCGGCCGACATGTATCGAAAAACCATCGATGACGATCCGACATCGCGGCTTCTGGCTCAAAAAAAAGAGCTTGACGAGCGCTGGCCGGATGTCAAGCTGGTGCTAAAGGAGGCTGTGAACCATGAGGGCGACCCGAGCATCCGGGACCGCTTCCTGGAAACCCTGCTCGTGGCTATGAAAAACGAAGGGAAGGACTACCTCCGGGTGATCACGGCGCTTGAACAGCAGCAAAGGCGAGAGGGCACAAAATGGCTTCAAGGGATCGTCGACCGGACCACGGAGGGGGTGTTGGCACTGCTGCCGTCTCTCGGCTAGAATATCAGATTTAAAGTAGCGGCGAAGCCGCGTTTCTAAACGAATTTTCATGCATAAAGGTAGTTCGTTATCTGCACAGCAAAACCGTAACGAAAATATTAAAGTAATTTATGAGAGAAGATAACATTCGTTTATTTGGTACCGACGGCATCAGAGGCAAAGCCAATGCCTATCCCATGACTCCGGAAACAGCGGTTCGGGCGGGAAGAGCGGCCGTTCATTTTTTCAGGCGCCACGGGCGCACGGATCGTCCTAAAATCGTTGTCGGCAGGGATACGCGCATTTCCGGCCCCATGCTCGCCGCGGCGGTCATGGCCGGTATCTGTTCCATGGGCGGAGAGGCAGTGGATGCAGGGATCATTCCCACCCCCGGTGTCGCCTACCTCGCCGCCAGACTGGATACCGCCGCCGGCATCGTCATATCGGCTTCCCACAACCCCTATCAGGACAACGGCATCAAGCTGTTCAGGGGGGACGGCTACAAGCTGTCGGACGAAGAAGAAGCGGCCTTGGAAGCGCTCATCCTGGACGACGATTTCCAGCGGACAGCCGATGCCGTGTTGAATACCGGGCACATTCAGCCGATGAGCGATGCCGCACGGCAATACAGGCACTTTTTGCAGCAAACCTTTTCGTTGCCGTCCGACTGCAAAATGGTGAAGCTGGTCGTGGATTGTTCCCACGGGGCGGCGTCCGCCATCGCCCCCGCGCTTTTCGAATCCCTCGGGTTTGCCGTCACGGCCCTTTTCAATCACCCTGACGGGACGAACATCAATGCCGGTTGCGGATCTCAGCATCCCGAAAAGATGGCCGAGGTCGTATCAAAGGAAGAAGCCGATCTCGGGTTGGCCTTTGACGGTGACGGCGACCGTCTCATCGCGGTGGACGAAAGGGGGCGCATCCTTTCCGGTGATCAGTTGCTCGCCATATTCGCTATACACCTCAGTGAAAACAACCGCCTCAAAAATGAAACCCTCGTGAGCACGGTCATGAGCAATATCGGATTGGGTATCGCGTTGAAGAAGGGGGGCATCAAACACATCATCTGCGATGTGGGCGACCGCTACGTCGTGAATGCAATGCTGGCAAACAGCGCGGTGCTGGGCGGTGAGAATTCCGGGCACATTATTTTTCACGACTGCCACACAACCGGTGACGGCATGCTGGCGGCCCTGCGTCTGCTGGAGGTAATTCTTTCCACCGGAAAATCTCTGTCAGAACTCGCCGGTGTCATGACGGTGTTTCCGCAGGTGCTTCTGAACGTGCCGGTACAGTCAAAACCAGATCTATATAACATTCCTAAAATAAAAGAAATAATTGATAATATCGAGAAAGAACTGAATAGCAGGGGAAGGGTGCTTGTGCGTTATTCCGGGACCCAGTCACTGTGTCGGGTCATGGTCGAGGCATCGACGGACGAAGGGGCCGACAGGTATGCGCAGCGCATCGCATGCGTCGTACGCGAGGAGCTCGGCTGATGGCGGCTTATTTCTTCCCCATCTTTTTCAAAAGCCACTGATAGATGTTTTCCGAATTGATCCACCACATGATCATGGGCAGCGCCCATGTTGCCAAGGCGATGACCGTCCCCACACCCGGCTTGGGGCGATAAACAGCCCAAGTGATTAAATACAACCCGATGGCGCCCACGATCCGAACAACCCACGCTCCCTGACTGATCATATTGTTTTCCTTCTGCGCTTTTTTTGGTTATCGACCCTTATCATATCTGCCGATGTTTATAAAGATGTTAAGAGCAAGAAGGTGAGAAATTGAGAAGGTAAGAGGGTAAGGGTGCCTAGAATCAGTATCATGGAGAATGAAAAAAGGTAAGAAAATCAGGCTTTCTTACGGTCTGATCTTCTTACCTTCTACTGTTTTTTAAAGCGGCGCAGCCGTTTCCAATAAGAAATTCCCGTGAATTTCTTATTCGCGGTTGCCCATGATCCTGAGAAGCATCAGGAAGAGGTTGATAAAATCAAGGTAAAGTGACAGGGCTCCCAAGATGGCGCCCTTGCGCACGACACCCGC
This sequence is a window from Deltaproteobacteria bacterium. Protein-coding genes within it:
- a CDS encoding glycosyl transferase — protein: MNNIYLPFVAFAICLVATPVVRNIAIKKGWVANPTEDRWHSKSTALMGGVAIYIGLAVPLFFVADFASIGAYFFNGATHAARPSIAAVVWLCATFLFAVGLTDDFVEIKPQTKLVAQIMVAAFVAFLDFRLHWFTSLTLDTMVTIFWVVGICNALNLIDNMDGLCAGVALIALLSLSVLFGAPLSEGTWTALTLAGALGAFLVYNFKPASIFMGDSGSLLIGVSLAILTLNYSEYSGSNTLSRMAVPILILMVPIFDTTLVTLIRTLSGRKASIGGRDHSSHRLIMMGFKERGAMLVLCGIGAVSGVSAVFVSRTDTLTSPTVIIPAAISVLLMGIYMAQLRVYPDREFSVLRGHDYSPVLYDITYKKQILLIILDLGMVAFTYYLSYRLRFGSREFNLFFQIFLKSLPAVIACKLAAFFIMGIYRAMWGYMSTSDVFTYLKASTVATMLSVVAVTFVYRFENFSKGIFIVDWLLTTGYLLGSRGSFRLFLDSIKRKSLAGGDRVMIYGAGRGGELLLREILNNRTLNFDPVGFIDDDDNKKGRKLQGYPIFGGFNKAAGLCRKHDVEGLLLACSNGGNPEFINNIRKFCKEKNLFLKCFSVDIVDMD
- a CDS encoding UDP-N-acetylglucosamine pyrophosphorylase, coding for MPLIGSKIETLLNKGVTIHKPESVHIDEDVDPERISGDGVVIYPGCGLYGKSTLIMAGTRLGEEAPVAVENCQLGPGVELKGGYFKRAVFLEKANAGSGAHVREGTILEEQAGIAHTVGLKQTILFPFVTLGSLINFCDCLMAGGTSRRNHSEVGSSYIHFNFTPNQDKATASLIGDVPGGVMLDQPPVFLGGQGGLVGPCRLAFGTTIAAGSIYRKDELRPDRLLVAKQARGGSMPFVTGVYRVVKRIFVNNINYIGNLFALLQWYRNVRALFISKEFAQPLLDGLIFNAEAAILERIERLEAFCGKLPASADMYRKTIDDDPTSRLLAQKKELDERWPDVKLVLKEAVNHEGDPSIRDRFLETLLVAMKNEGKDYLRVITALEQQQRREGTKWLQGIVDRTTEGVLALLPSLG
- the glmM gene encoding phosphoglucosamine mutase produces the protein MREDNIRLFGTDGIRGKANAYPMTPETAVRAGRAAVHFFRRHGRTDRPKIVVGRDTRISGPMLAAAVMAGICSMGGEAVDAGIIPTPGVAYLAARLDTAAGIVISASHNPYQDNGIKLFRGDGYKLSDEEEAALEALILDDDFQRTADAVLNTGHIQPMSDAARQYRHFLQQTFSLPSDCKMVKLVVDCSHGAASAIAPALFESLGFAVTALFNHPDGTNINAGCGSQHPEKMAEVVSKEEADLGLAFDGDGDRLIAVDERGRILSGDQLLAIFAIHLSENNRLKNETLVSTVMSNIGLGIALKKGGIKHIICDVGDRYVVNAMLANSAVLGGENSGHIIFHDCHTTGDGMLAALRLLEVILSTGKSLSELAGVMTVFPQVLLNVPVQSKPDLYNIPKIKEIIDNIEKELNSRGRVLVRYSGTQSLCRVMVEASTDEGADRYAQRIACVVREELG